One genomic segment of [Pasteurella] aerogenes includes these proteins:
- the rpoC gene encoding DNA-directed RNA polymerase subunit beta', which translates to MKDLVKFLKAQSKSSDDFDVIKIGLASPDMIRSWSFGEVKKPETINYRTFKPERDGLFCARIFGPVKDYECLCGKYKRLKHRGVICEKCGVEVTQAKVRRERMGHIELASPVAHIWFLKSLPSRIGLLLDMPLRDIERVLYFESYIVIEPGMTDLERGQLLTEEQFMEAEDRWQDEFDAKMGAEAIQALLRDMDLEAECENLREELQETNSETKRKKITKRLKLLEAFIQSGNKPEWMVMTVLPVLPPDLRPLVPLDGGRFATSDLNDLYRRVINRNNRLKRLLDLIAPDIIVRNEKRMLQESVDALLDNGRRGRAITGSNRRPLKSLADMIKGKQGRFRQNLLGKRVDYSGRSVITVGPYLHLHQCGLPKKMALELFRPFIYAKLESRGFATTIKAAKKMVEREDAIVWDILAEVIREHPILLNRAPTLHRLGIQAFEPILIEGKAIQLHPLVCAAFNADFDGDQMAVHVPLTLEAQLEARALMMSTNNILSPANGEPIIVPSQDVVLGLYYMTRDKVNGKGEGMLLQDPREAEKAYRTGEAELHSRVKVRITEYVKNAANEWVAQTNLVDTTVGRAILWMIAPKGMPFSLFNQTLGKKAISKLINESYRRLGLKPSVLFADQIMYTGFAYAARSGSSVGIDDMVIPAKKYEIISAAEDEVAEIQEQFQSGLVTAGERYNKVIDIWAAANERVAKAMMENLSSEEVVNRHGELEKQSSFNSIFMMADSGARGSAAQIRQLAGMRGLMARPDGSIIETPITANFREGLNVLQYFISTHGARKGLADTALKTANSGYLTRRLVDVAQDLVIVEDDCGTHEGIVMTPLIEGGDVKEALRDRVLGRVAAEDILKPGTDEVLIPRNTLLDEKLCDLIDANSVDSIKVRSVVTCDTDFGVCAKCYGRDLARGHLINQGEAVGVIAAQSIGEPGTQLTMRTFHIGGAASAAAKESSIQVKNTGTLRLANVKFVTNNEGKLVLTSRNTELTIIDSLGRTKEHYKVPYGAILNKGDGQAVEAGEIVANWDPHTMPVISEVSGFVKFVDIIDGLTVTRQTDELTGLSSIVVQDVGERATAGKDLRPALKLVDAQGNDIVIPGTDVAAQYFLPGKAIVTLDDGAEVHIGIALARIPQESVGTKDITGGLPRVADLFEARKPKEPAILAEISGIVSFGKETKGKRRLLITPTDGGDVYEEMIPKWRQLNVFEGEMVQRGDLISDGAETPHDILRLRGVHAVTDYIVNEVQEVYRLQGVKINDKHIEVIVRQMLRKGVITQAYDSEFLEGEQVEVARVKIVNRQREAEGKPLVEFERELLGITKASLATESFISAASFQETTRVLTEAAVAGKRDELRGLKENVIVGRLIPAGTGFAYHQNRLKNKASGIVEEEAPVRFSAEDEEAIAEEFTMTAEDATASLAEMLNMADEAE; encoded by the coding sequence GTGAAAGACTTAGTTAAGTTCTTAAAAGCACAATCAAAATCAAGCGATGATTTTGATGTCATCAAAATTGGATTAGCCTCACCGGATATGATCCGTTCTTGGTCATTCGGTGAAGTGAAAAAACCGGAAACCATCAACTATCGTACGTTCAAGCCTGAACGTGACGGTCTTTTCTGCGCGCGTATTTTCGGGCCGGTTAAAGACTATGAATGTTTATGTGGTAAATATAAACGTTTAAAACACCGCGGTGTGATTTGTGAAAAATGTGGTGTTGAAGTGACTCAAGCCAAAGTTCGTCGCGAACGTATGGGGCATATTGAGCTTGCTTCTCCAGTGGCTCATATTTGGTTTTTAAAATCACTCCCGTCCCGTATCGGTTTATTATTAGATATGCCATTGCGCGATATTGAGCGTGTGCTTTATTTTGAATCTTATATTGTGATCGAGCCGGGCATGACCGATCTTGAACGCGGACAATTGTTAACTGAAGAACAATTTATGGAAGCAGAAGATCGTTGGCAAGATGAATTTGACGCTAAAATGGGAGCGGAAGCCATCCAAGCCTTGTTGCGCGATATGGATTTAGAAGCGGAGTGCGAAAATTTACGTGAAGAATTGCAAGAAACCAATTCTGAAACTAAACGTAAGAAAATCACTAAACGCTTGAAATTATTAGAAGCATTTATTCAATCCGGCAATAAACCGGAATGGATGGTGATGACTGTATTACCGGTATTGCCACCGGATTTACGTCCATTAGTGCCATTAGATGGCGGTCGTTTTGCGACTTCAGATTTGAACGATTTATATCGTCGTGTGATCAACCGTAACAACCGTTTAAAACGTCTTTTAGACTTGATTGCGCCAGATATTATCGTACGTAACGAAAAACGGATGTTACAAGAATCGGTAGATGCGTTATTAGATAACGGTCGTCGCGGTCGTGCGATCACGGGTTCTAACCGTCGTCCGTTAAAATCACTTGCGGATATGATCAAAGGTAAACAAGGTCGTTTCCGTCAAAACTTATTAGGTAAACGTGTTGACTATTCTGGACGTTCTGTAATCACCGTAGGTCCGTACTTACATCTACATCAATGCGGTTTACCGAAAAAAATGGCGCTGGAATTATTCCGTCCGTTTATTTATGCAAAATTAGAAAGCCGCGGTTTTGCGACGACAATTAAAGCCGCTAAGAAAATGGTTGAGCGTGAAGATGCGATTGTTTGGGATATTCTTGCCGAAGTGATTCGCGAACACCCAATCCTATTAAACCGTGCGCCAACGTTGCACCGTTTGGGTATTCAAGCCTTTGAGCCGATTTTGATTGAAGGTAAAGCGATCCAGTTGCACCCGCTTGTTTGTGCGGCGTTCAACGCGGACTTCGATGGAGACCAAATGGCGGTTCACGTTCCATTAACACTTGAAGCGCAATTAGAAGCTCGTGCGTTAATGATGTCAACCAACAACATTTTATCACCAGCAAATGGTGAGCCGATTATTGTTCCGTCACAAGACGTAGTTTTGGGTCTATATTATATGACGCGCGACAAAGTGAACGGTAAAGGCGAAGGAATGTTATTGCAAGATCCGCGTGAAGCGGAAAAAGCTTATCGTACCGGTGAAGCGGAATTGCATTCTCGCGTGAAAGTGCGTATTACTGAATATGTGAAAAATGCGGCAAATGAATGGGTTGCTCAAACTAACTTAGTGGATACTACCGTCGGTCGTGCTATTTTATGGATGATCGCGCCGAAAGGAATGCCATTTAGTTTGTTCAACCAAACCTTGGGTAAAAAAGCGATCTCAAAATTGATCAACGAAAGTTATCGTCGTTTAGGCTTGAAACCAAGTGTATTATTTGCTGACCAAATCATGTACACCGGTTTTGCTTATGCGGCACGTTCAGGTTCTTCCGTTGGTATTGACGATATGGTCATTCCGGCGAAAAAATATGAAATTATTTCTGCAGCGGAAGATGAAGTGGCTGAAATTCAAGAGCAATTCCAATCAGGTCTTGTTACAGCGGGTGAACGTTATAACAAAGTGATCGATATTTGGGCGGCAGCCAATGAGCGTGTTGCCAAAGCGATGATGGAAAACTTATCTTCTGAAGAAGTGGTGAATCGTCATGGTGAATTGGAAAAACAATCTTCTTTCAACAGCATCTTTATGATGGCGGATTCCGGGGCGCGTGGTTCTGCAGCACAGATTCGTCAGTTAGCGGGGATGCGTGGTTTGATGGCTCGTCCAGACGGTTCGATCATCGAAACTCCTATTACCGCGAACTTCCGTGAAGGTTTGAATGTTTTACAATACTTTATTTCTACCCACGGTGCGCGTAAAGGTCTTGCGGATACTGCGTTGAAAACAGCGAACTCCGGTTATTTGACCCGTCGTTTGGTTGATGTGGCGCAAGATTTGGTGATCGTGGAAGATGACTGTGGTACCCATGAAGGTATTGTTATGACACCATTAATCGAGGGTGGTGATGTTAAAGAGGCTTTGCGTGACCGCGTATTAGGTCGTGTGGCAGCAGAAGACATCTTAAAACCGGGTACTGATGAAGTATTAATTCCGCGTAATACCTTATTAGACGAAAAATTGTGTGATCTGATTGATGCTAACTCGGTGGACAGCATTAAAGTGCGTTCTGTAGTAACCTGTGATACTGATTTCGGCGTGTGTGCGAAATGTTATGGTCGTGATTTAGCACGTGGACACTTGATTAACCAAGGTGAAGCGGTTGGTGTAATTGCGGCACAATCTATCGGTGAGCCAGGTACACAGTTAACCATGCGTACGTTCCATATCGGTGGTGCGGCATCTGCGGCAGCAAAAGAATCCAGTATTCAAGTGAAAAATACCGGTACGTTACGCTTAGCAAACGTGAAATTTGTTACCAATAACGAAGGTAAATTGGTACTAACTTCGCGTAATACAGAATTAACCATTATCGATTCTCTGGGTCGAACCAAAGAGCATTATAAAGTACCTTATGGTGCGATCTTAAATAAAGGTGACGGTCAAGCGGTGGAAGCTGGTGAAATCGTTGCAAACTGGGATCCACATACTATGCCGGTTATTTCTGAAGTAAGCGGTTTCGTGAAATTCGTGGATATTATCGATGGCTTGACAGTTACTCGCCAAACGGATGAGTTAACCGGTTTATCTTCTATTGTGGTGCAAGATGTGGGTGAACGTGCGACAGCAGGTAAAGACTTACGTCCAGCATTAAAATTAGTTGATGCTCAAGGCAATGACATTGTTATTCCAGGTACTGATGTAGCGGCGCAATACTTCTTACCGGGTAAAGCGATTGTTACTTTAGACGACGGTGCTGAAGTGCATATCGGTATTGCCTTGGCACGTATTCCGCAAGAATCTGTGGGAACTAAGGATATCACCGGTGGTCTTCCTCGCGTAGCTGATCTTTTCGAAGCACGTAAACCGAAAGAGCCAGCAATCTTGGCGGAAATTTCAGGTATTGTTTCCTTCGGTAAAGAAACTAAAGGTAAGCGTCGTCTGTTAATCACACCGACAGATGGCGGTGACGTGTACGAAGAAATGATTCCAAAATGGCGTCAATTGAACGTATTTGAAGGCGAGATGGTACAACGCGGTGATTTAATTTCCGATGGTGCAGAAACGCCACATGATATTTTACGTTTACGCGGCGTACATGCGGTAACCGATTATATCGTTAACGAAGTACAAGAAGTTTACCGCTTACAAGGGGTAAAAATTAACGATAAACATATTGAAGTTATTGTACGTCAAATGTTACGTAAAGGTGTTATTACTCAAGCTTACGATTCTGAATTCTTAGAAGGCGAGCAAGTGGAAGTAGCACGCGTGAAAATTGTTAACCGTCAACGTGAAGCTGAAGGCAAACCGTTGGTGGAATTTGAGCGTGAATTGCTGGGTATTACCAAAGCCTCATTGGCAACGGAATCCTTTATTTCCGCAGCATCATTCCAAGAAACCACTCGTGTACTCACAGAGGCAGCAGTAGCAGGTAAACGTGATGAATTACGTGGCTTGAAAGAAAACGTCATCGTTGGTCGTTTAATCCCAGCGGGTACGGGTTTTGCTTATCATCAAAACCGTTTGAAAAATAAAGCAAGCGGAATTGTTGAGGAGGAAGCGCCAGTAAGATTTTCTGCTGAAGATGAGGAAGCGATTGCAGAAGAGTTTACTATGACGGCAGAAGATGCGACCGCAAGTTTAGCTGAAATGTTAAATATGGCGGACGAAGCAGAATAA